A genomic region of Mitsuaria sp. 7 contains the following coding sequences:
- a CDS encoding acyl carrier protein, with the protein MTNEDIFARLRDILIETFDIEADRITPEARLYEDLDIDSIDAVDLIVKLKPMVGKKLQPEAFKAVRTLQDVVDALQGLIKTPETAGA; encoded by the coding sequence ATGACGAATGAAGACATCTTCGCGCGCCTGCGCGACATCCTGATCGAGACCTTCGACATCGAAGCCGATCGCATCACCCCCGAGGCTCGCCTCTACGAAGACCTCGACATCGACTCGATCGATGCGGTCGACCTGATCGTCAAGCTCAAGCCGATGGTCGGCAAGAAGCTGCAGCCCGAGGCCTTCAAGGCCGTGCGCACGCTGCAGGACGTGGTCGATGCGCTGCAGGGTCTGATCAAGACGCCGGAGACGGCCGGCGCCTGA
- a CDS encoding phosphopantetheine-binding protein gives MQALERDIKLLLIEALNLEDLTPEQIDAEDALFVTGLGLDSIDALELGLALQKKYGVSMAADSEETRRHFASIRALARFVAEHGKVAA, from the coding sequence ATGCAGGCGCTGGAACGTGACATCAAACTGCTGCTGATCGAGGCCTTGAATCTCGAGGACCTGACGCCGGAGCAGATCGACGCGGAAGACGCGCTCTTCGTGACCGGCCTGGGGTTGGACTCGATCGACGCGCTGGAGCTCGGGCTGGCCCTGCAGAAGAAATACGGCGTGAGCATGGCGGCGGACTCGGAAGAGACGCGCCGGCATTTCGCCAGCATCCGCGCGCTGGCCCGCTTCGTTGCGGAGCACGGCAAGGTCGCGGCCTGA
- a CDS encoding 1-acyl-sn-glycerol-3-phosphate acyltransferase codes for MGPLPDFLDRTVGRAWRVLATAIAFASFGIGGLILWLVWFPALDLFIRDRDHRIALARGSIHRTFRLFIGWMRVLGLIGFDIRHRERLHRGGLLILANHPTLIDVVFLIALVRNADCVVKSTLASNPFTRGPVRSTAYICNNSGAELLQSCMDSLAASGNLIIFPEGTRTRPGEPLRMQRGAAQIATRAVQDITPVTIRCTPLGLTKGQPWWQVASRRLHFDICVGEDIAVAPFLTASGGEPALAARRLTDHLNHYFSNERGSHAGAGT; via the coding sequence ATGGGACCGCTGCCCGACTTCCTCGACCGCACCGTCGGCCGCGCCTGGCGCGTGCTCGCGACCGCGATCGCCTTCGCGAGCTTCGGTATCGGCGGACTGATCCTCTGGCTGGTCTGGTTCCCGGCGCTGGACCTGTTCATCCGCGACCGCGACCATCGCATCGCCCTGGCCCGCGGGTCCATCCATCGAACATTCCGCTTGTTCATCGGCTGGATGCGGGTGCTGGGTTTGATCGGCTTCGACATCCGTCACCGCGAGCGTCTGCATCGCGGCGGACTGCTGATCCTGGCGAACCATCCGACGCTGATCGACGTCGTGTTCCTGATTGCCCTCGTGCGAAACGCAGACTGCGTGGTGAAGTCCACGCTGGCGAGCAATCCCTTCACCAGGGGCCCGGTGCGGTCAACAGCCTACATCTGCAACAATTCCGGGGCTGAACTGCTGCAATCCTGTATGGACAGCCTCGCGGCGTCTGGCAACCTGATCATCTTCCCGGAAGGTACGCGCACGCGGCCCGGCGAGCCGCTGCGCATGCAGCGCGGCGCCGCCCAGATCGCGACGCGCGCCGTCCAGGACATCACACCGGTGACCATCCGATGCACCCCGCTGGGCCTGACCAAGGGCCAGCCGTGGTGGCAGGTGGCATCGCGGCGACTGCACTTCGACATCTGCGTGGGTGAAGACATTGCGGTGGCGCCGTTCCTGACGGCCAGCGGCGGCGAACCCGCCCTGGCGGCAAGACGGTTGACGGACCATCTGAACCATTATTTTTCGAATGAACGAGGGAGCCATGCAGGCGCTGGAACGTGA
- a CDS encoding beta-ketoacyl synthase chain length factor, producing MNHRFRVVRWAAWAPGLDSRDAWRAWLASPTPIAGEGQPPLAEVPAMMRRRIDPLGRAALQAAWWAQGTPEEGAGTMPVIFASRWGEIARSLTLLQQLAGGEPLSPTHFSLSVHNASGALYSMARQDKQNYLAVAGGEHSAEAAFAEALGLLADGAPQVLVAHVDAPLPEAYAALGQIDPATADPALIAWACVLAQPDAVSPSFTLEPMNADTLTTASTPSPWLSGSLPVLALLAEADKAGGAGEPASLDRLIAGQPGGWRWTRRPAGTP from the coding sequence ATGAATCACCGCTTCCGCGTCGTTCGTTGGGCCGCCTGGGCGCCGGGTCTCGATTCCCGGGACGCTTGGCGCGCATGGCTCGCCTCGCCCACGCCGATCGCGGGGGAGGGGCAGCCGCCCCTGGCCGAAGTGCCGGCGATGATGCGCCGCCGCATCGACCCGCTGGGCCGCGCCGCGCTGCAGGCTGCCTGGTGGGCGCAAGGCACGCCGGAAGAGGGCGCCGGCACGATGCCGGTGATCTTCGCGTCGCGCTGGGGCGAAATCGCCCGTTCGCTGACGCTGCTCCAGCAACTCGCCGGCGGAGAGCCGCTGTCGCCGACGCACTTCAGCCTGTCGGTGCACAACGCCTCGGGCGCGCTGTATTCGATGGCGCGCCAGGACAAGCAGAACTACCTCGCTGTCGCCGGTGGCGAACACAGCGCAGAAGCCGCCTTTGCGGAAGCACTCGGCCTGCTGGCCGACGGCGCCCCCCAGGTGCTGGTCGCGCACGTCGACGCCCCCTTGCCCGAGGCCTATGCGGCGCTGGGACAGATCGATCCCGCGACCGCCGATCCCGCGTTGATCGCCTGGGCCTGCGTGCTTGCGCAGCCCGACGCCGTGTCGCCGTCGTTCACGCTTGAGCCGATGAACGCGGATACGCTGACGACAGCGTCGACACCGTCGCCGTGGCTGAGCGGCAGCCTGCCGGTGCTGGCCCTGCTCGCAGAAGCGGACAAGGCTGGCGGTGCCGGGGAGCCTGCGTCGCTGGACCGCCTCATCGCCGGTCAGCCCGGCGGTTGGCGCTGGACGCGCCGTCCGGCCGGCACGCCCTGA
- a CDS encoding F0F1 ATP synthase subunit epsilon has protein sequence MATLHVNVVSAEEQIFSGEAKFVALPGEGGELGILPKHTPLITRIKPGAVRIQRPNGDEEFVFVAGGLLEVQPGVVTVLADTAIRGKDLDEARAQAAKQAAEEAMKNAKSDIDFAKAQSEFAAMAAQIAALRKFRAKR, from the coding sequence TCGGCGGAAGAGCAGATCTTCTCGGGCGAGGCGAAATTCGTGGCGCTGCCGGGCGAAGGCGGCGAGCTGGGCATCCTGCCCAAGCACACCCCGCTGATCACCCGCATCAAGCCTGGCGCCGTGCGCATCCAGCGTCCCAACGGCGATGAAGAGTTCGTCTTCGTCGCCGGCGGCCTGCTGGAAGTTCAGCCGGGCGTCGTGACCGTGCTGGCCGACACCGCGATCCGCGGCAAGGACCTCGACGAGGCCCGTGCCCAGGCCGCGAAGCAGGCCGCCGAGGAAGCGATGAAGAACGCCAAGAGCGACATCGACTTCGCCAAGGCGCAAAGCGAGTTCGCCGCGATGGCCGCGCAGATCGCGGCGCTGCGGAAGTTCCGCGCCAAGCGCTGA